The following coding sequences are from one Eucalyptus grandis isolate ANBG69807.140 chromosome 11, ASM1654582v1, whole genome shotgun sequence window:
- the LOC104427340 gene encoding uncharacterized protein LOC104427340 yields MATDIHVYAQICSRRANGDTLFEEHELMQRGNTVDKFTRVCHVTLDQFNFQIDLERQMKQRLLHRCYHIIFGDGETRHHVTMDRHTTDLLMLRVAAESERMRRTKLYLHLRKIPVRMVLEVSFHRREQREMEAAHRESMEVSDAFRAVPASQAAIDALEKTELHEVLDSGDDGCVICEDEISPDDEITRVSRKHIFHHECIVHWLSVSNLCPLCRFSMPIRSGDCD; encoded by the coding sequence ATGGCCACAGATATTCACGTCTATGCCCAAATATGTAGTCGGAGGGCAAACGGGGACACATTATTTGAAGAGCACGAGCTCATGCAAAGAGGCAACACCGTTGATAAGTTCACCCGCGTTTGTCATGTCACTCTcgatcaattcaattttcaaattgacCTCGAACGTCAGATGAAACAAAGATTGCTCCACCGATGTTATCACATTATCTTCGGTGACGGTGAAACCCGTCATCACGTCACCATGGATCGGCATACGACGGACCTTCTCATGCTAAGAGTGGCCGCAGAATCGGAGAGAATGCGGAGGACCAAGCTCTACTTGCACTTGAGGAAGATACCGGTCCGTATGGTCTTGGAGGTTTCCTTCCATCGGAGAGAGCAAAGGGAGATGGAGGCGGCCCATAGGGAATCGATGGAAGTTTCAGACGCCTTTAGAGCGGTCCCGGCGAGTCAAGCGGCCATTGACGCGCTTGAGAAAACAGAGCTCCACGAGGTTTTGGATTCTGGCGACGACGGGTGCGTAATTTGCGAGGATGAGATATCCCCCGACGATGAAATTACGCGCGTGTCACGCAAGCATATTTTTCACCATGAGTGTATCGTCCATTGGCTGAGCGTGAGCAACTTGTGCCCGCTGTGCCGTTTCTCGATGCCCATAAGATCAGGAGATTGCGATTGa